GCGCTGGGCGAGCTTCGCCCCGACGAGCAAATGGCGCTCGCGCTCAAAGTCGGAGAGCGGCTCTCCTACGCGGACATCGCGACGCTCCTCGACCACTCCGCCGGCGTCACCCTCTCGCGGCTCTCCTCGGCGCGCGCCCTCCTCCTCACGCGCACGCGCGAGGGGATCGGCGATCTCTCGTGATCCACCTCACGCTGAATCAGATCTCGGCCTACATCGACGCGGAGCTTCCCGAAGCGTCGGTCGAGCTGGTGCGGCTCCACCTCTCCTCCTGCCTCGAGTGCACCGAGCGCTTCGGACACATCGAGGAGCAGGAGAGCGCCCTCGCGCGCCTGCTGGTCAACGAGCCTGGGGACCCCTTCTTCGCGCGGTTCGCCGAGAGGGTGCTCGGACCGGAGCCGGTGAAGAGAGCGGAGCCCGAGAAGAGGGCGGAGGCGGCGAGAGCGGAGCCCTTGAAGAAGGCCCAGGCTGTGCGTGCCGTGCCGCCGCCGAAAGAAGCGCCGACGCCGAGGGAAGCGCCGCCGCCCAAGGCCGCGCCCAAGCCGGCGGCTGCGGTTCCGAAGGCCGCCGACCGCGTGACGGGAAGCGCACCGCGCAAGGCCGGCGTCGCGCGGATTCTCCTGCCCGTGGGCGCGCTCCTGATCGTCCTGTCGGCCGCGGCGGTGATCGCGATCCGGCCTCGGATTCCCCAGATCTCGTTCGCGCCGGCCGACCGGCGGCCTCCCCTCGCCGCCGCCCAGGCCCGGCCGCCCCGGGATTCGCCCCCCTCCCCCGAAGCCGCTCCGCACGGGCCGGCCGAAGGGTCCGACCCTCTCGAGCGGGCCGCGGCCAAGAGCTCCGAGGCGGAGCGCGCGGGAACGGCCGAGGCGCACGACGCCGCCGCCGCCGCATGGGAAGAGGCCCTTCCCGAGCTGGAGCAGAACGCCGACGAGCTCGCGGCCGGGAGGCATGAGATCGCGGCCGCCCGCTACGCGGCCTGGAGCCGGACCGCCACGCCGGAGCGGCGCGATGCGGCCATGCGCGCGGTGCGCGCCTATCTCCTCTGCGCTCCCGCGGGCGCCGAGCGCGACCGGGCCTGGACCTGGCTCGCCGAGCTCAAGCGCTAGGCGCCGGCCCCAGGGCCGCCCCAAAGCCGTCTAACTCCGCAGTTCTCCTCAAGGTTGCCCCATCCCCGGCCGATGCATCGATACGTGGCGGAGCCTGGCCGGCCCGCCCGACGGGAGGATCATGGGAACGATGGACGAGGGAATCCTCGCGGAGTTCCTGGCCGAGAGCTTCGAGAATCTCGCCCAGGTCGAACACGATCTGGTCGCGCTCGAGCGGGACCCCGAGGATCGGAAGCGCATCGGCGGCATCTTCCGCGCCGTGCACACGATCAAGGGCACCTGCGGCTTCTTCGGCTTCAAGAAGCTCGAGGCGCTGGCGCACGCCGGAGAGAATCTGCTGAGCCGGCTCCGCTGCGGCGAGATCGCGTTCACCCCCGGCCTCGCCGACACGCTGCTCCGCCTGGTGGACGCGCTCCACGCGATCCTCTCGGCGATCGAGACCACGCGGTCGGAGGGCGATCAGCAGTTCGCGCCGCTCATCGACGAGCTGGTGCTCCTGGAGCGGGCGCCCTCCGCCGCGCCCGCTCCGGCGTCTCCATCGTCCCCGTCGCCCGCGGAGGCGGAGCCAGGCGCTCCGCCGCGCGGGGGACTTCTCGATCCGCTCATCGCCGAGGGCCGCCTCGACCCCGACGCCGTGGCGCTCGCGGCGCAGCAGCAGCGCATGGGTGACCCGCGCCGGATCGGCGAGATCCTCGTGGACAACGGCGCCCTGAAGCCGCAGGACGTCCTGGACGCGCTGCTCGCGCGCGGCGAGGCGCCGGCCCTGGCGCACGGCGAGAGCACGATCCGAGTGGACGTGGAGCTGCTCGACCTCCTGATGAACCTGGTGGGCGAGCTGGTCCTCGCCCGGAACCAGCTCCTCCAGAAAGTCGCCTCGTCGGATCTCGCGGACCTTCCCGGCACGACGCAGCGCCTCAACCTGATCACGACCGAGCTGCAGGAAGGGATCATGAAGACCCGCATGCAGCCGATCGCGAACCTCTGCAACAAACTCCCGCGGCTCGTGCGCGATCTCTCGATCGCGTGCGGCAAGGAAGTGCGCCTGGAGTTGGAAGGGATCGACACCGAGCTGGACCGCACGATCATCGACGCCATTCGCGACCCGCTGACCCACCTGATCCGGAACGCCATCGATCACGGGATCGAGACGAGCGAGATCCGGCGGGCCCGCGGCAAGGCCGCCGAGGGGCGCATCGTCGTGAAGGCCTATCACGAGGGCGGCAAGGTGCACCTGGAGGTGACGGACGACGGCGACGGCCTGCCGATCGCGCGCATCCGGGAGAAGGCGACGCGCGCGGGGCTGGTTCCCGCCGAGCGGATCCCCCGCATGACCGACCGCGATTGGGCCCAGCTCATCTTCCAGCCCGGGTTCTCGACGGCGGAGAAGGTCACGAACGTGTCGGGCCGGGGCGTCGGGATGGACGTCGTGAAGACCAACGTGGAGCGGATCGGCGGCGCGATCGAAGTGGATTCGCAGCCGGGGCGCGGCGCCACGGTCCGGATCCGGATCCCGCTCACCCTGGCGATCGTTCCCGCGCTGATCGTGTCCGCCGCGGGCGAGCGCTACGCGATCCCCCAGGTGAATCTCCTGGAGCTGATCCGCGTGGAGGGGGACCTCGCGTCGATCTCGATCACCACCGCGGTGGACGCGTCGCTGCTCCGCTACCGGGGCGGCCTCCTCTCCTTGGTGGACCTTCGCGACGCGCTCCACGTTCCGGCGGACGACGCCTTCCCCGCTCCGACCGGCGCCCGGCCGATCGCGGTGCTCCAGGCCGACGGGGTCACGTTCGGCCTGGTCGTGGACGCCGTCGAGACCTCGCAGGAGATCGTCGTGAAGTCGCTGGGCGATCCGCTGCGCCAGATCCCGGTCTTCGCCGGCGCGACGATCCTGGGGGACGGCAAGGTCGCACTGATCCTCGACGTGCCCGGCCTGGCCCGGCACTGCGGCATCACCGTGCGGGGGCACGCCGCGATCGAGGAGGTCGCCGAGGAGGCGGCCGCTCCGGTCGTGCCGACCCAGACGCTCATCCTCTGCCGGGCGGGCGGCTACCCGGTGGCCATTCCGCAATCGGACATCGCGCGCCTCGAGGAGTTCCCCCGCGGCACGGTCGAGCGGCTGGGCGAGCGGCGCGTCGTGCAGTACCGCGGCGGGCTCCTCCCCCTGGTCCCACTCGCGGGGCTGCTCGGGGTCGGCGCCGACGCCGGGCTCGAAGGCGGCCTCGCGCCCGCGGCCGACGGCGTTTCGTCGGAGACGATCCGCGTCGTCGTCGTGGAGCGGGACGGTCGCGCCATCGGACTCGCTGTCGAGGAGATCGTCGAGATCCTGGAAGAGCCGATCATGCCCGAAGACTCGCCGCGCGCCGGCGTGCGCGGCTCCGCCGTGATTCGCGGGCGCGCGACCGATCTCCTGGACCTCGAGGCCCTCCTCGCTTCGAGCGGCCAGTCCGCCGTGGCGGCGGGCGCCTAGGGCGCGCCATGGAAGGCGAGCGGGTGCTCTGCACGTTTCGCGTGGCCGAGCTCTTCCTGGGGCTCGACATCGCGTCGGTTCAGGAGGTGCTGCGCGGCCAGGAGGTGACGCGCCTCCCGCTCGCGTCGGCGCCGGTGCGCGGGATCATCAACCTGCGCGGGCGGATCGTGCCCGCGGTGGATCTGCGGCGCTGCCTCGAGCTGGCGCCGGCTCCCGAGAGCCTCGAGCCCGCGACGATCGTCGTTCGAGGTCCGGAGGCCGCGGTCAGCCTGCTCGTGGACGACGTGGGCGACGTGATGACGGTGTCGGAGGAGACGTTCGCGCGGACGCCCGAGACGGTGCGGGCCAGCGCGCGCGAGCTCCTGCGCGGTGTGTTTCCGCTGGAAGACCGGCTCCTCCTGGAGCTGGATCTGGGTCGCGTGCTCCGGGCGGCGTACGCCTAGGGCTCGGAGCGAAGGGATCCGGCTCATGGGCCGGACGTCAGGGAAGGAGCGAACGACGATGGTCCTCACGGTTCGGCGCCAGCTGGTCGGGAGCGCGCTCTTGGCTCTCGTCGGCTTCCTCGTGTTCGGGGTGGTCGCCTACGTCACGGTGAGCGAGCTCAAGATCAACGGGAAGCGCTACCACCGGATCACGCAGGGCAAGGATCTCGTGGCGGACGTCGTCCCGCCGCAGGAGTACCTGGTCGAGTCCTACCTCGCGGTGCACCAGATGCTGGGGGAGACCGATCGCCGGCGCCTGGACGACCTGATCCAGCAGGGACAGGAGCTGCGGGCCAACTTCGAAGCGCGCCACCAGCACTGGGAGAAGACCCTCCCCCCGGGCAAGCTCCGGGACGCGCTTCTCAAGGACGCCTACGAGCCGGGCGCGGAGTTCCTCCGGATCAAGGACGACGAGTTCGTACCCGCCGTGCGCCGAGGCGACACCGAAGGTGCCCGCCAGATCGCCGACACGCAGCTCAAGCCGCTCTACGAGCAGCACCGGAAAGCGGTGCTCGAGGTGGTGCAGCTCGCGCGCCAGGCGACCGAGCGCGAGGAGAAGGAGGCGCTCGAGCTCGCCCAGCAGCGCACCGCTCTCGTGCCGCTCGTGGGAGGGCTGCTCGCCCTGGTCACGGTGGGCATCGGGCTCTTCGTGTCGCGCCGACTGGTGAGCGCGATCGAGCAGGCGCGCCAGGTGGCCGAGCGCACCGCCGACGGCGACCTCACGTCGCGGGTCGGGTACGCCTCCAACGACGAGCTGGGGCAGCTCGCGACCGCCACGAACCGCATGGTGGAATCGCTCCGCTCGATCCTCTCGCACATCGGCGACCGCGCGGTGACCCTCGCCACGGCCTCCGAGGAGCTCTCCTCGGTGTCCACGCAGATGATCTCCAGCGCCGAGGAGACGTCCCAGCAGGCGAGCATGGTCTCCTCGGGGTCGGAGCAGATCAGCCGCAACGTCGAGAGCGTCTCCGTTTCGGTGGAGCAGATGATCGCGAGCATCCAGGAGATCTCCAAGAACACGAGCGAGGCCGCGCGCGTCGCCACGGTCGCCGCGGGCGAAGCGGACCTGACGAACACCGCGGTGAACAAGCTGGGCGAATCGAGCGCCGAGATCGGCAAGGTCGTGCAGGTGATCAACACGATCGCGCAGCAGACGAACCTGCTCGCGCTGAACGCCACGATCGAGGCCGCCCGCGCGGGCGAGGCGGGGCGCGGCTTCGCCGTCGTCGCCAACGAGGTCAAGGAGCTGGCCAACGAGACCGCGTCGGCCACCAAGGACATCAGCCACAAGATCGAGGCGATCCAGGCGGACACGTCGGAGGCGATCGGCGCGATCGGCAAGATCAGCGACACGATCCAGCAGATCAAGGACATCTCGAACTCGATCGCGACCGCGATCGAGGAGCAGCTGGCCACCTCGGGGGAGATCGGGCGCAACTTGACCGAGGCGGCGCGCGGGAGCGGCGAGATCAGCGCCGGCATCGTCAAGGTGGCCGAGATCGCGCGCGACACGGCGGGCAGCTCCGAGAACACCCAGAAGGCGGCGGAGGAGCTGGCGCGGCTCGCGTCCGAGCTGCGCGCCCTGACGCAGCGCTTCCGCTACTCGGAAGAGCCGGCCGCGGAGGACGCGGCGGCGCAGGTGGCGGCGGCGGCGCCCGCCACGGTGCTGGCCATGGCGGCGGCGAAGGGACGAACGCGGCCGGCGGCCGGGCCGGAGAACGGCGCGGCGCGATCCGACGTGCGGCGGGCGGGCTGAGCGGAAGCGACACGGCATCCGGACGAGGAGGTTGGCTATGAAGGCTCTGGTGGTGGATGACTCGCGCTCCATGCGGGCCATCGTCGGAAAGCAGCTCCGCGAGCTGGGCTTCGTGGTGGAGGAGGCCGGCAGCGGTCAGGAAGCGCTCGCCGCGCTGCACCAGCGCGGCCCCGTGGACCTGGTGCTCCTCGACTGGAACATGCCGGAGATGGACGGGTGCGAGGTGCTCAGCCTGATCCGCTCCGAGCCGCGCTACAAGAACGTGCGCGTCATGATGGTCACGACCGAGAGCGAGATGTCGCAGGTGGCGGTGGCGCTGGAGGCGGGCGCCAACGAGTACCTCATGAAGCCGTTCGACCGGGAGTCCTTGGTCGAGAAGCTGGTCCTGCTCGGGATGGATCCCGCCGGCCGCGCGGGTTGACCGGGCCGAAGCGAACCTCGACCGAAACGGAACGCTCATGCGCCGAATCCGAGTGATGATCGTGGACGACGTGGCGATCGTGCGCCGACTGGTGGCGGACGCGCTGGCCGTCGACCCTGAGCTCTTGGTCGTGGGCATGGCCGCCAACGGCCGCGAGGCGCTGGCGAAGATCCCCTCGCTCGCGCCCGACCTGATCGTGCTGGACTACGAGATGCCCGAGATGGACGGGCTGGAGACCCTGCGCGAGCTGAAGCGGATCGGCTCCCGCGCGCGGGTGGTGCTCTTCAGCACCTACACGCGGCATGGGGCCAAGGCGACCCTGGACGCGCTCTGGCTCGGCGCCGACGACTACGCCACCAAGGTGAGCGCGAGCGACCTGGTGGCGGCGAGCCGCTGCGTGCAGAGCGAGCTGATTCCGAAGATCAAGGCGCTCTGCTCCGACGACGCGTCGGCGGCCACGACGACGCCGGTGCCCGCGCCGACGGCGGCGGCCGAGCCGGTCGTCCCCGCGGGTCCGCCTCCGGCTCTTCGCACGCGGGAGGCGCTCTCCGGGCGCGCGCCGGGCCGTAACGCGGGACCGGGGCGCGCCGAGATCATCGCGGTCGGCGCCTCGACGGGAGGTCCGCGCGCCCTGGCGACCCTGCTCGAGCGGCTGCCGCGCGATCTGGCCGCCCCCATCGTGATCGTCCAGCACATGCCTCCCCTGTTCACCCGCTCCCTGGCCGAGCGGCTGGACGGCGGAACGCCGCTTCGCTGCGCCGAGGGAGAGGATGGCGCCGTGCTCGAACCGGGCACGGTCTGGATCGCGCCCGGCAACTGGCACATGACCGTCGCGCGCGAGGGCTCGGCCGCGGTGCTTCGCCTGACGGGCGAGGCCCCGGAGAACTCCTGTCGTCCCGCCGCGGATCCGCTCTTCCGGTCGGTGGCGGACGTCTACGGCGCGGGCGCGCTCGCCGTGGTCCTCACCGGGATGGGGCAGGACGGATTGCGGGGCGTCGAGCGGATCAAGCAGCGCGGGGGAGCGGTCCTCGTGCAGGACGAAGCGTCCAGCGTGGTCTGGGGCATGCCGGGAGCGGTGGCCAAGGCCGGGCTCGCCGATCGGGTTCTCCCCGTGCGCGACATCGCCGCCGAGATCGCCCGGCGCGTGGCGTCGGGCCGCCGCCGCGCGACGGTGGCCTGACCCGATGAGCCCCGCGCGACTCCCCGCCGCGGAACCCCGGGTCTCCGCCTCCACTTACGCCTACCTGCAGCAGCTCTTGAAGAGTCGCACCGGCACGGTCCTGGAGCGCGGCAAGGAATACCTCGTCGAGGCCCGCCTCTACGCCCTGGCCCAGGAAGAGGGCTTCGTGTCGGTCGGAGGGCTCCTCGAGGGGCTCCAGACCGAGCCGGAGACCGGTGGCCTTCACCGCCGCGTGGTCGAGGCGATGCTGAACGGCGAGACCTCGTTCTTTCGCGACTACTACCCCTTCGAGGTATTGCGGGAGACCGTGATCCCCGAGCTGCTCCGGAAGCGGGCGGGCTCGAAGAGCCTCCACGTCTGGAGCGCGGCCGTGGCGAGCGGGCAGGAGGCCTACAGCATGGCGATGCTCCTTCGCGAGCACTTCCCCGAAACCGCCGACTGGACGATCCGGATCCTGGCGAGCGACGTCTCGGAGTCGATGCTCGA
The Candidatus Binatia bacterium genome window above contains:
- a CDS encoding sigma factor-like helix-turn-helix DNA-binding protein, which gives rise to ALGELRPDEQMALALKVGERLSYADIATLLDHSAGVTLSRLSSARALLLTRTREGIGDLS
- a CDS encoding zf-HC2 domain-containing protein, which encodes MIHLTLNQISAYIDAELPEASVELVRLHLSSCLECTERFGHIEEQESALARLLVNEPGDPFFARFAERVLGPEPVKRAEPEKRAEAARAEPLKKAQAVRAVPPPKEAPTPREAPPPKAAPKPAAAVPKAADRVTGSAPRKAGVARILLPVGALLIVLSAAAVIAIRPRIPQISFAPADRRPPLAAAQARPPRDSPPSPEAAPHGPAEGSDPLERAAAKSSEAERAGTAEAHDAAAAAWEEALPELEQNADELAAGRHEIAAARYAAWSRTATPERRDAAMRAVRAYLLCAPAGAERDRAWTWLAELKR
- a CDS encoding chemotaxis protein CheA, coding for MDEGILAEFLAESFENLAQVEHDLVALERDPEDRKRIGGIFRAVHTIKGTCGFFGFKKLEALAHAGENLLSRLRCGEIAFTPGLADTLLRLVDALHAILSAIETTRSEGDQQFAPLIDELVLLERAPSAAPAPASPSSPSPAEAEPGAPPRGGLLDPLIAEGRLDPDAVALAAQQQRMGDPRRIGEILVDNGALKPQDVLDALLARGEAPALAHGESTIRVDVELLDLLMNLVGELVLARNQLLQKVASSDLADLPGTTQRLNLITTELQEGIMKTRMQPIANLCNKLPRLVRDLSIACGKEVRLELEGIDTELDRTIIDAIRDPLTHLIRNAIDHGIETSEIRRARGKAAEGRIVVKAYHEGGKVHLEVTDDGDGLPIARIREKATRAGLVPAERIPRMTDRDWAQLIFQPGFSTAEKVTNVSGRGVGMDVVKTNVERIGGAIEVDSQPGRGATVRIRIPLTLAIVPALIVSAAGERYAIPQVNLLELIRVEGDLASISITTAVDASLLRYRGGLLSLVDLRDALHVPADDAFPAPTGARPIAVLQADGVTFGLVVDAVETSQEIVVKSLGDPLRQIPVFAGATILGDGKVALILDVPGLARHCGITVRGHAAIEEVAEEAAAPVVPTQTLILCRAGGYPVAIPQSDIARLEEFPRGTVERLGERRVVQYRGGLLPLVPLAGLLGVGADAGLEGGLAPAADGVSSETIRVVVVERDGRAIGLAVEEIVEILEEPIMPEDSPRAGVRGSAVIRGRATDLLDLEALLASSGQSAVAAGA
- a CDS encoding chemotaxis protein CheW, translating into MEGERVLCTFRVAELFLGLDIASVQEVLRGQEVTRLPLASAPVRGIINLRGRIVPAVDLRRCLELAPAPESLEPATIVVRGPEAAVSLLVDDVGDVMTVSEETFARTPETVRASARELLRGVFPLEDRLLLELDLGRVLRAAYA
- a CDS encoding methyl-accepting chemotaxis protein, with protein sequence MVLTVRRQLVGSALLALVGFLVFGVVAYVTVSELKINGKRYHRITQGKDLVADVVPPQEYLVESYLAVHQMLGETDRRRLDDLIQQGQELRANFEARHQHWEKTLPPGKLRDALLKDAYEPGAEFLRIKDDEFVPAVRRGDTEGARQIADTQLKPLYEQHRKAVLEVVQLARQATEREEKEALELAQQRTALVPLVGGLLALVTVGIGLFVSRRLVSAIEQARQVAERTADGDLTSRVGYASNDELGQLATATNRMVESLRSILSHIGDRAVTLATASEELSSVSTQMISSAEETSQQASMVSSGSEQISRNVESVSVSVEQMIASIQEISKNTSEAARVATVAAGEADLTNTAVNKLGESSAEIGKVVQVINTIAQQTNLLALNATIEAARAGEAGRGFAVVANEVKELANETASATKDISHKIEAIQADTSEAIGAIGKISDTIQQIKDISNSIATAIEEQLATSGEIGRNLTEAARGSGEISAGIVKVAEIARDTAGSSENTQKAAEELARLASELRALTQRFRYSEEPAAEDAAAQVAAAAPATVLAMAAAKGRTRPAAGPENGAARSDVRRAG
- a CDS encoding response regulator, with protein sequence MKALVVDDSRSMRAIVGKQLRELGFVVEEAGSGQEALAALHQRGPVDLVLLDWNMPEMDGCEVLSLIRSEPRYKNVRVMMVTTESEMSQVAVALEAGANEYLMKPFDRESLVEKLVLLGMDPAGRAG
- a CDS encoding chemotaxis response regulator protein-glutamate methylesterase, which gives rise to MRRIRVMIVDDVAIVRRLVADALAVDPELLVVGMAANGREALAKIPSLAPDLIVLDYEMPEMDGLETLRELKRIGSRARVVLFSTYTRHGAKATLDALWLGADDYATKVSASDLVAASRCVQSELIPKIKALCSDDASAATTTPVPAPTAAAEPVVPAGPPPALRTREALSGRAPGRNAGPGRAEIIAVGASTGGPRALATLLERLPRDLAAPIVIVQHMPPLFTRSLAERLDGGTPLRCAEGEDGAVLEPGTVWIAPGNWHMTVAREGSAAVLRLTGEAPENSCRPAADPLFRSVADVYGAGALAVVLTGMGQDGLRGVERIKQRGGAVLVQDEASSVVWGMPGAVAKAGLADRVLPVRDIAAEIARRVASGRRRATVA
- a CDS encoding protein-glutamate O-methyltransferase CheR, with product MSPARLPAAEPRVSASTYAYLQQLLKSRTGTVLERGKEYLVEARLYALAQEEGFVSVGGLLEGLQTEPETGGLHRRVVEAMLNGETSFFRDYYPFEVLRETVIPELLRKRAGSKSLHVWSAAVASGQEAYSMAMLLREHFPETADWTIRILASDVSESMLERARSGRFRQIEVNRGLPAPLLVKYFERAGNEWRIAEPIRRMVDFSHINLAAPWPGLPAMDILLLRNVLIYFSSDVRGTILQNVRRCLRRDGYLFVGGGETSLVLDRTFEPVRSGKTVYYRVGDEATRPSGRRAAGEGNAT